The following coding sequences are from one Arthrobacter sp. PvP023 window:
- a CDS encoding recombinase family protein, producing the protein MAAHRIGYARVSTRDQNLDLQLAALNSAGCDRIFEDTMSGTKAGRPGLAKALEALREGDTLIVWKLDRLGRSVKDLLDFAGGLNERGIGFVSLTDSIDTTTASGRFFFNVMASLAQMERELMVERTQAGLQAAREQGRVGGRKRVMTEAKIRSARKLLSQGTPPKEVAASLGVSVPTLYRWVPATNPEAVAVP; encoded by the coding sequence ATGGCGGCACACCGTATCGGCTATGCCAGAGTATCCACGCGCGACCAGAACCTTGATCTGCAGTTGGCTGCCTTAAATAGTGCAGGATGCGATCGCATCTTTGAAGACACAATGAGCGGCACCAAGGCCGGCCGCCCCGGTCTAGCCAAGGCGCTGGAAGCACTCCGTGAGGGAGACACTCTCATTGTGTGGAAGCTGGACCGTCTTGGCCGTAGCGTGAAGGACCTCCTGGATTTCGCCGGAGGCCTGAACGAGCGCGGAATTGGTTTTGTCAGCCTCACCGACTCGATCGACACCACCACCGCCTCCGGACGCTTCTTCTTCAACGTGATGGCCTCCCTGGCGCAGATGGAACGCGAGCTCATGGTCGAACGCACCCAGGCGGGCCTCCAGGCAGCGCGCGAACAGGGCCGGGTCGGCGGACGCAAGCGTGTAATGACGGAGGCCAAGATCCGCTCAGCTCGGAAGCTTCTCAGCCAGGGAACGCCGCCCAAGGAAGTTGCCGCCAGCCTCGGGGTCTCGGTGCCCACGCTGTACCGCTGGGTCCCGGCGACGAACCCTGAAGCAGTTGCAGTCCCGTAG
- a CDS encoding AAA family ATPase, translated as MTEPEIVAVKVESNVPADYQIRIKDCNSIGEAHISLRRSSLNIKYGPNGLGKSTIARALTLRTEGGDLDELTPFKYRAKADGPRPVVEGAEEINSVLTFNDAYVSQFVFQPDEVLKNSFEIFINTDDYKQGLEKIESMFQSLKETFAQQTEFNEALISFTELRDAFNVTKTGVVAKTSRGFKALGVGGKLKNIPAPLQGYTGFLQSSDPAGWITWQSKGKTFLELSENCPFCSVQSVDKAIATQVSAEYESAAVKNMSALRNAIDKLGRYFEPGYLKQLEALTTSLTEITPEEGLFLATLRGQVETLLLKLSSLQGLSFHALRDEKDVGAVLNDLKVDLSLLHALNSDATTLVVDLINAKLDEVAIQIIDVRRSISEQKRRVANLIRVNQASINEFLSSAGYQYSVRIEATGDSYRMLLEHKDAPGHLESASSHLSYGEKNAFALVLFMHHVNREQPDLVVLDDPISSFDKTKKFAILHQLFHGKNSLRDVTSLLLTHDIEPAVDIVLTGTSGQFTAADPAVHFLSGRLGLVSEKPIEANDINTFSQVCDSNIASASDDAIKCIYLRRRFEVHGSRGGEYDLLSSLLHLREVPTQKTGTQQTPLTDAGILEATEAVKEHIPGFDYARILSELKDAVALKAKFDATDVGYEKVQLFRIMSELNPIALKGDKVFTKFVNETYHIENEYVMQLNPRDFDAVPEYVIAACTALVNGAFAEDGDSEDEDEAAA; from the coding sequence ATGACTGAGCCCGAGATTGTTGCTGTGAAAGTGGAATCAAACGTGCCAGCTGATTATCAAATCAGGATCAAGGATTGCAACAGTATTGGCGAGGCGCATATCTCCCTTCGCCGGTCATCTCTAAACATCAAGTACGGGCCCAACGGCCTCGGCAAGAGCACGATCGCTCGAGCGCTCACTCTACGTACCGAGGGCGGAGACTTGGATGAATTGACCCCCTTCAAGTACCGGGCAAAAGCCGACGGCCCGCGACCGGTCGTAGAAGGCGCCGAAGAGATCAACAGCGTGCTGACCTTCAACGATGCCTACGTATCGCAGTTTGTGTTCCAGCCTGACGAGGTACTCAAAAACAGCTTCGAGATTTTCATCAACACAGACGACTACAAGCAGGGACTCGAAAAGATCGAGTCCATGTTCCAGTCTCTGAAGGAGACGTTTGCGCAGCAGACAGAGTTCAATGAAGCTCTGATCAGCTTCACTGAGCTGCGTGATGCTTTCAACGTTACAAAGACAGGTGTCGTCGCAAAGACCAGCCGAGGATTCAAAGCCCTGGGAGTTGGCGGCAAGCTCAAGAACATTCCCGCGCCGCTACAGGGCTACACAGGTTTTCTGCAAAGCAGTGATCCAGCGGGTTGGATCACCTGGCAATCGAAGGGGAAGACTTTCCTCGAACTCTCCGAAAACTGCCCGTTCTGCTCGGTCCAGAGTGTGGACAAGGCCATTGCAACCCAGGTATCTGCGGAATACGAGTCCGCCGCGGTCAAGAACATGAGTGCGCTGCGGAACGCCATAGATAAGCTCGGCCGCTACTTTGAGCCCGGCTACCTAAAGCAGCTAGAAGCCTTGACGACATCCCTCACTGAAATCACACCGGAGGAGGGCCTCTTCCTTGCCACATTGAGAGGGCAGGTGGAGACGCTCCTCCTAAAGCTTTCCTCGCTGCAAGGACTGTCGTTTCATGCCCTGCGAGACGAAAAAGATGTGGGGGCCGTCCTAAATGACCTCAAGGTCGATCTGTCCCTACTGCACGCACTCAACTCGGACGCAACTACGTTGGTCGTAGACCTGATCAACGCGAAGCTTGACGAAGTGGCAATCCAGATCATCGATGTTCGGCGCAGCATTTCAGAACAGAAGAGGAGGGTTGCGAACCTCATTCGGGTCAATCAAGCATCGATAAATGAGTTCCTCAGTTCCGCGGGCTATCAGTACTCGGTCCGGATTGAGGCCACCGGGGATTCATATCGCATGCTCCTGGAACACAAGGACGCTCCCGGACATCTGGAGTCTGCGTCGAGTCATTTGAGCTATGGCGAGAAGAACGCCTTTGCGCTCGTGTTGTTCATGCATCATGTCAATCGGGAGCAACCTGACTTGGTTGTGCTGGACGATCCGATCTCCAGCTTCGATAAGACGAAGAAGTTCGCAATCCTCCACCAGCTGTTCCACGGTAAGAACAGTCTCCGCGATGTTACATCGCTTCTTCTTACTCACGATATCGAACCGGCCGTAGACATCGTGCTGACCGGAACGTCGGGTCAGTTCACGGCGGCAGATCCTGCTGTGCACTTCCTTAGCGGCCGGTTAGGTCTGGTGAGCGAGAAGCCCATCGAGGCCAACGACATCAATACGTTCTCCCAGGTATGCGACTCCAATATTGCGTCAGCCAGCGATGATGCCATCAAGTGCATCTACCTGCGACGCCGGTTCGAGGTGCACGGTTCCCGCGGCGGTGAGTACGACCTCCTTTCGAGCCTGCTTCATCTGCGGGAGGTCCCGACACAAAAGACGGGAACCCAGCAGACGCCACTCACAGACGCAGGCATCCTCGAAGCTACCGAAGCCGTCAAAGAGCACATCCCCGGCTTTGACTACGCGCGGATCCTTTCGGAGCTCAAGGACGCCGTTGCCCTAAAGGCCAAGTTTGACGCTACGGACGTGGGCTATGAAAAGGTGCAACTTTTTAGAATCATGTCCGAGCTAAACCCCATCGCATTGAAGGGGGACAAAGTCTTTACGAAATTCGTCAACGAGACCTATCACATCGAAAACGAGTATGTGATGCAGCTCAATCCAAGAGACTTCGACGCTGTTCCGGAGTACGTCATCGCTGCGTGCACCGCGCTTGTGAACGGCGCGTTTGCGGAGGACGGGGATTCGGAGGACGAGGACGAGGCTGCGGCTTAA
- a CDS encoding ParB/RepB/Spo0J family partition protein, which produces MNTTPTLEMLDPAALTVDINVRKDAALTPDFIASIKEHGVMEPVIAHRKDDGVVHVLMGQRRTRAAVEAGRTSIPVMIIESPEEAERIVTQVVENIQRAELTEADEADAYHQLSLIGVSAAAIAKKTGRTKTTVEGALKAKASNAGSAALGKGYTIDEALIMAEFEGSQDATEELESVIADEPDQLLHVAQMLRDRRDRAAALAALIAELEAQGKTIVEDAGHYANEENLYVSAAKRADGEPATDEDANAYLISTDYRGQHNAQPVIIGWKDLGFTPKYERYDGGTQAQKGPMTEEQKAERKTLIANNREMESATKVRREFVKTLLSRKTAPKGWQYFTVHAITHDPETASGYDGKVATEMIGAKTGEDTDRWGWNPLRDHTAKTTARPEFSLIALICAGYEKTIQKDSWRSAEKRHFHYLNQLTVWGYTASAVEQIILDKHTADTE; this is translated from the coding sequence ATGAACACCACACCCACCCTCGAAATGCTCGACCCGGCCGCCTTAACCGTGGACATCAACGTCCGCAAAGACGCCGCCCTGACCCCGGATTTCATTGCCAGCATCAAAGAGCACGGCGTGATGGAACCGGTCATCGCCCACCGCAAGGACGACGGCGTGGTGCATGTCCTGATGGGACAGCGCCGCACCCGCGCGGCTGTTGAAGCCGGGCGCACCAGCATCCCGGTGATGATCATCGAGTCCCCCGAGGAAGCCGAGCGCATCGTGACGCAGGTCGTGGAGAACATCCAGCGCGCCGAACTGACCGAAGCGGACGAGGCCGACGCCTACCACCAGCTGTCCCTGATCGGCGTGTCAGCCGCCGCGATCGCCAAGAAGACCGGGCGGACCAAGACCACCGTGGAAGGGGCATTGAAGGCCAAAGCCTCGAACGCCGGATCCGCCGCCCTGGGCAAGGGATACACCATCGATGAAGCGCTCATCATGGCCGAGTTTGAAGGGAGCCAGGACGCTACGGAGGAGTTGGAGTCCGTGATCGCGGACGAACCCGATCAGCTCTTGCACGTCGCGCAGATGCTCCGGGACCGCCGCGACCGCGCCGCCGCCCTTGCCGCCCTCATCGCCGAGCTCGAGGCGCAGGGCAAGACCATCGTGGAGGACGCCGGGCACTACGCCAACGAAGAGAACCTGTACGTCTCGGCCGCGAAGCGGGCCGACGGGGAACCGGCCACCGACGAGGACGCCAACGCCTACCTGATCAGCACCGACTACCGGGGCCAGCACAACGCTCAGCCAGTCATCATCGGCTGGAAGGATCTGGGCTTCACCCCGAAGTACGAACGCTACGACGGCGGCACGCAGGCCCAGAAAGGCCCGATGACCGAGGAACAGAAAGCCGAGCGGAAGACCCTGATCGCCAATAACCGCGAGATGGAAAGTGCCACCAAGGTCAGGCGTGAATTCGTGAAGACCCTGCTGTCGCGGAAGACCGCGCCGAAGGGCTGGCAGTACTTCACTGTCCACGCCATCACCCACGACCCCGAAACCGCCAGCGGCTACGACGGCAAGGTCGCCACCGAGATGATCGGGGCCAAGACCGGGGAGGACACCGACCGGTGGGGCTGGAACCCGTTGCGGGACCACACCGCCAAAACCACCGCCCGGCCCGAGTTCTCCCTCATCGCCCTGATCTGCGCCGGGTATGAAAAGACCATCCAGAAAGACTCATGGCGGTCCGCCGAGAAGCGGCACTTCCACTACCTGAACCAGCTCACCGTTTGGGGTTACACCGCAAGTGCCGTGGAGCAGATCATCCTCGACAAGCACACCGCCGACACCGAGTAA
- a CDS encoding IS110 family transposase, translating into MASEPTKIIAGIDTHADTHHVAVINEHGKPLADREFLAVGSGYRKIIDFITSYGTVIAVGVEGTGSYGAELARTLRGEGITVLEVNRPNRAARRLKGKSDPLDAYQAAKSVLEGRTKAIPKAKDGPVECLRILRSGRTSAIKARTAAINQIKALPVSAPDKIRAKYRALATSALITAQQRNRPSGHMADPEYVTLLTLKALAARCKALGAEIEAADAALKEILDSYAPMLCDLPGVGTEVASQLLITFGDNPDRLGNEAQFASLVGVAPVPASSGKTTRHRLSRGGDRNANNALHQVVLVRMASCQRTKDYVAKRTTEGKSKREIMRCLKRYAAREIYRQITNPRPAPNNSDLRRMRTELGLTITTVAGELGQWVSIISRLERGHIRNDDLAATYRQWLSQQTAAHLHAREAGSEVEGSLVS; encoded by the coding sequence GTGGCAAGCGAACCAACAAAAATCATCGCGGGTATCGACACCCACGCCGACACACACCACGTAGCCGTCATCAACGAACACGGCAAACCCCTCGCGGACAGGGAATTCCTAGCCGTGGGATCCGGATACCGGAAAATCATCGACTTCATCACCTCCTACGGCACAGTCATCGCCGTCGGGGTCGAAGGAACAGGATCCTACGGCGCCGAGCTCGCCAGGACTCTCCGGGGTGAAGGGATCACCGTGCTGGAGGTCAACCGCCCGAACCGGGCCGCCCGCCGACTCAAGGGAAAGTCCGACCCGCTGGATGCCTACCAGGCCGCCAAGTCCGTACTCGAGGGACGGACGAAGGCGATCCCAAAGGCCAAAGACGGCCCCGTTGAATGCCTGCGGATCCTACGTTCCGGGCGCACATCAGCCATCAAGGCCCGCACCGCGGCCATCAACCAAATCAAGGCCCTCCCCGTATCGGCACCGGACAAAATCCGGGCGAAATACCGGGCACTGGCCACCTCCGCGCTCATTACTGCCCAGCAGCGAAACAGGCCCTCAGGACACATGGCTGACCCCGAGTACGTGACCCTGCTGACGCTCAAGGCATTGGCAGCCCGCTGCAAGGCGCTGGGAGCAGAAATCGAGGCTGCCGACGCGGCACTCAAGGAAATCCTGGACAGCTACGCCCCGATGCTCTGCGATCTCCCAGGAGTCGGTACCGAAGTAGCCAGCCAGCTGTTGATCACCTTCGGGGACAACCCGGACCGGCTGGGAAACGAAGCCCAATTCGCCTCGCTCGTCGGAGTCGCACCCGTACCAGCCTCATCAGGCAAGACAACCCGCCACCGGCTCAGCCGAGGCGGCGACCGCAACGCCAACAATGCCCTGCATCAGGTAGTCCTGGTCCGCATGGCCTCATGCCAACGAACCAAGGATTACGTGGCCAAACGCACGACCGAGGGCAAGAGCAAACGCGAAATCATGCGCTGCCTCAAACGCTACGCAGCCCGCGAAATCTACCGCCAGATCACCAACCCCCGGCCAGCACCTAACAACTCAGACCTCCGACGCATGCGGACCGAACTCGGGCTCACCATCACGACCGTAGCCGGCGAACTCGGCCAATGGGTGTCAATCATTTCGCGCCTGGAACGCGGACACATCCGAAATGACGACCTGGCCGCGACCTACCGCCAATGGCTCAGCCAGCAAACGGCAGCCCATCTACACGCCAGGGAAGCTGGCAGTGAAGTCGAAGGAAGCCTGGTGTCTTAG